TGAGCCCGCGCAGGTGGCCCTCGGCCTTCTGCCCGGAGGCCGTCTCCACCTTGAGCTCCACCAGGCCGAGCAGCTTCGAGACGAAGGGCTGGAGGACCTCCGTGTTCTGCACTCGCGCCGCGTCGATGAAGCGCGACGTCTTGGAGAAGAGGCCGGAGCGGATCTCCAGCTGGGAGCCCACCATGCGGTAGCGCAGGGTGGCCACGTCGTAGAGCAGCGCGGCGACGCTGACCGCCATCACCAGGAGGATGATGCCCCAGACGAAGAGCGGCAGGCCCCGCTCCCGCACGAAGAACATGGGCAGGATGGCGCCCAGGAGCGGACGTGCCACCAGCCCGAGGATGGGAAACAGGGCCGCGAGGGGGGCACGCGGGCTGAGTGACTTCCACGGCACCTCGTCCGGCGCCGGGGGTGAGGCCGCCGGGGACTCAGACGACATCTTCGGCCTCACGCCGCACGAGCTTCTCGCGCAGGGCATCCGCCGTTTCGCGGGCGAGGCCGGGAATCTCGCCGTCCGCGCCGCCACCGGAGGCGGTGTAGACCTGGAGCCGGGCCAGGCCGAGCGCCCGCTCGATGGGGCCCTGGTGGACGTCCACATGCTGGATGCGGCCCGCGGGGATGGACACGAGCTGCTGCACCAGGACGCCGTGGGCGATGAGCAGGTCATGCTCGCGCAGGGCCCAGCCCCAGCGCTGGTGCGCGCGTGGCGGATACCAGATGAGCATGAAGGCGCAGAGCAGCACCGCCACCAGGGGGAGGAGCCACGCCCACGCGCCCACGTCCGTCCGCGACAGGATGAAGCCGGCGACCAGGGTCAGCAGGCCGTACACGCCGATGCGGATGAGCCCCGCGAGACGGAACAGCGTCAGCGCGGCGGGAGGCAGGCGTTCGAGCGTGGGCTGCGTGTCGGACATGGATGGCCTCCGAGAGACGCGCGCGAGTGTACACCGGTGCACCAGCGCTACGTCCTCGCCGTTCGAGCTCTCTGGCGCTACAGTTGCCCGTCGGGTCTCCGAAGCGCCGGGAACACCGCGAGTGGGGGAAGAAATCATGAAGTGTGCATGGCCTGGTGTCCTTGCCGCCGTCCCGGGGTGCGCGCTCGCTTTCGCGATCTGGGTGTTGTTCTGCAAGTCAGTCACAGCCTGCCCCCCCTACGCTTCCACACCAGAGAGCGTTGCTCCGTGGCTGTTCGGAGCCGCATTGCTCGCGCTGGCGGGGCCGCTGCTGTTCGTCTGGTACTCCGACGAGGCCAGGGCAAGAGAGGAAAGCACTCAATGGGAAAGAAGTAGGTCCGCCTCCAACGATGGCAAGGAAATCGAGCTCCTCAAAACCAGGAACAGCTTGCTAGCGAATGAGCTCGATGCTGCGAAGATCGTGCGGGAAGCGCTGCTGAACGAGTTCAGAACGCTTCGCGAGCTCGTACCAGACAAGGGCTCTTCTCAATCCGCGAAGTCGCCTGACTCGCAAGGGTCTGGAGGACGAAAGTGAAGCCGAGCGATTTCTTTATCGGCATCATCGACTTCCTCGCGGTACTGCTGCCTGGAGCCGTCGCCACGTTCTTTCTGCTCGGCATGACAGGAGGCTGGCTCACGAGCCTCGTGAATGGAGTCGAGGGCTGGCATCAGAACGTCAGTATCGCGTTCATGGCCTATCTCCTCGGGCAGATCATCTTCCTGCTTGGATCGAGCCTCGACCCGCTCTACGACATCCGGCGCCGACGGATGAGGCCGAAGGAGGGGGACAAGACCTTCCTGGCCGCGAAGACGATGATGGAAGAGCTCAGCCCAGAGCTGGCGGGCTCTCTCTTCAGCCCCTTCAAATGGTCGAAAGGCGTGCTTCAGCTCCAGGCCCCGGCGGCACGAGCCGAGGTGGATCAGCTCGAGGCGAGCTCGAAGTTCTTCCGGAGTCTCACGGTGATGTTCGGGCTCGCCGTGCCGTTCATGCTCGTCGCGGGACGACCGCTCGAGGCCATCGGGTGCGGAGTCCTGTCCTACGCCTGCTTCCGGGGGTTCTTCGATCATCGGTGGAAGTGCACGGAGCTGGCCTACGCGTACGTGGTGCTCGCGACTCGCACGTTTCCACCTGCGAAGCCTCAGGATTGAGGCGTGGGGGGCAGGTGAGACGGCCCCCTGCCAGGCTGTCCGCTTCTGGGATACGTCGGTACCACGTCCGAGCACGACTCCGCGTCCAGGGCGCGCGTCCAGGGCCGAGCCCGGGGCACCGGGTCGCGCCCCTCGACTGGCGCTAGAGTTGCACTCGCTTCGGCCCCCCCATGTCCCAGCTCCTCCAGGACGTCCGTCTCTCCCTGCGCCGGATGCGGCGCGAGCTCGCCTTCACGCTGGTGGTCGTGGCCACGCTGGCGCTGGCCATTGGCGCCACCACGGCCGTCTTCAGCGTGGTGTACCAAGTGCTGCTGCGACCGCTCCCGTATCCCGAGCCGGAGCAGCTGGTGCGCCTGTTCCAGTCGACGCCGCAGCGGGAGCGACTGGGCGTGTCGTACCTGTCCCTCCAGGCCTGGCGTGAGCGGACCCGTTCCTTCCAGTCGCTGGAGGGCATGTCCCTGCGCGACGTCACGCTCACCGGCGATGGGCAGGCGGAGCGGGTGACGGCGGCGCGCGTGACGGCGGGGCTGCTGCCGCTGCTTGGCGTGCGGCCCGTGCTCGGGCAGGCGTTCGGGGCCGAGGCGGAGGTGGCCGGACGGGACCTCGTCGTCCTCATCTCCCACGCGATGTGGCAGGGCCGCTTCGGCGGGCGCCAGGACGTCCTCGGGCGCACGCTGCTCCTCAACGGACAGCTCCACACGGTGGTGGGCGTGCTGCCCTCCGACTTCCGGTTCGCCCCGGACGCC
The Pyxidicoccus xibeiensis DNA segment above includes these coding regions:
- a CDS encoding PH domain-containing protein, whose translation is MSDTQPTLERLPPAALTLFRLAGLIRIGVYGLLTLVAGFILSRTDVGAWAWLLPLVAVLLCAFMLIWYPPRAHQRWGWALREHDLLIAHGVLVQQLVSIPAGRIQHVDVHQGPIERALGLARLQVYTASGGGADGEIPGLARETADALREKLVRREAEDVV